Proteins encoded in a region of the Pirellulales bacterium genome:
- a CDS encoding tetratricopeptide repeat protein, protein MTKATIGARDNLAIVVCLTSVGALLLGSCLSRTAAARQPPPRSDAATRQFAAAAALQNREQFGLAANEWAKFLKTYASDARADRAQYYLGICRLKNKQYAEALAAFDKAVADYPKSEFLASSMLHLGLAQYNLAVGGQADLYPKAAETFATLIQKFPKNKEVAQATFYRGEALYAQGKKIEAARLYSDVVEKHKSGPLMPEALYALGVTQEELGQPAAAGASYDAYLKQFANQPHAAEVTLRRAETLFAQQQFGPAEKWFAAAAGRAGFQDAGLAMFRQAAALYEQHKYAEAAALYASLPRKFPQSKHNTAAQLAAGKCDYLAGKYAQARETLTASLAAGGATAAEAAHWLARSYLKERQPAEALNVVDAALPRSAQTSFAVQLAFDRADALYDQPPRRREAAAAYAELAHKHAQDPLAPQALYMAALASFNVGDHAQALEYSSEFQKQYADKELAADVGYIAAESSVQLGKYDEAVARYDRLLKDHPRRGDAPIWQVRRGLALFLQKKFAEVVAALQPLLASPANKPLLAEASYLVGASQNELKQFDAAQKTLAAGLAAEPRGRHTPDTLLALAYAERRLNQSKQAKGHLEQLLSQFADSPLLDRAHFRLAEDAYADGDWATAAAEYKQVIEKFSGSPLAANALYGLAWTQLSQHDYAAAAVTLDTLISKYATSELLPRARYARALAREQLKQFQQAIDDVRAFLQSGPSGSEKSDAQYVLGLCQAGLGQDAQAVKTFHAILAEDTKYAGTDKVLYELGWALKSLDQSDEAAEVFRRLSKEYANSPLAAEALYHVAEADDQREQYAAAAAGYYQAMQKGGKSALAEKAAHKLGWAYFHQQLFDKAKQAFAYQRAAWPQGTLAADAAFMEAESLFKQGKYADAIAAYHQVTGPSGKDFAVLALLHAAQAQAKLNEWQASLAALEQAAKQFPESDYLAEILYEQGWARQNLGSPDQALALYESVTAKTDREVAARARFMIGEIYFEKKNHAEAIKNFFKAAYGYGYPQWQANAHYEAGRCFEVLGKKEQARKSYQEVVEKFADSEKAPLAKQRIEAIK, encoded by the coding sequence GTGACGAAAGCGACAATCGGGGCGAGGGACAATCTGGCGATCGTCGTTTGCCTAACGTCGGTCGGGGCTCTGCTCTTAGGTAGCTGTCTTTCGCGCACGGCCGCCGCTCGGCAACCGCCCCCGCGCAGCGACGCGGCCACCCGTCAATTTGCCGCGGCCGCGGCCCTGCAGAACCGCGAGCAATTCGGTCTGGCGGCGAACGAATGGGCCAAGTTCCTCAAGACCTACGCCAGCGACGCGCGGGCCGACCGGGCACAGTATTACCTCGGCATCTGTCGCCTCAAGAACAAGCAATACGCCGAGGCGCTGGCCGCCTTCGACAAGGCCGTCGCCGATTATCCCAAGTCGGAGTTTTTGGCGTCGTCGATGCTGCACCTTGGCCTGGCGCAGTACAACCTGGCTGTCGGCGGACAGGCCGACTTGTATCCCAAGGCGGCCGAGACCTTCGCCACGCTGATCCAAAAGTTTCCCAAGAACAAGGAAGTGGCCCAAGCCACGTTCTACCGCGGCGAAGCCCTCTATGCCCAAGGCAAAAAAATTGAGGCCGCCCGGCTTTATTCCGACGTGGTCGAGAAACACAAGAGCGGTCCGCTGATGCCCGAAGCCCTGTATGCCCTGGGCGTCACGCAAGAAGAGCTGGGCCAGCCGGCCGCGGCGGGCGCGAGCTACGACGCCTATCTAAAGCAGTTTGCCAACCAGCCGCATGCGGCCGAGGTGACGTTGCGGCGGGCCGAGACGCTGTTCGCACAGCAGCAGTTTGGGCCGGCCGAAAAATGGTTCGCCGCGGCCGCCGGCCGGGCCGGTTTTCAAGACGCCGGCCTGGCGATGTTCCGGCAGGCCGCCGCGCTCTACGAGCAGCACAAGTATGCCGAGGCCGCCGCGCTCTATGCCTCGCTGCCGCGAAAGTTCCCGCAATCGAAGCACAACACCGCCGCTCAGCTCGCCGCCGGCAAGTGCGATTACCTGGCGGGCAAGTACGCTCAAGCACGCGAGACACTGACCGCCTCGCTGGCCGCCGGTGGAGCGACCGCCGCCGAGGCCGCACATTGGCTGGCCCGCAGTTATCTGAAAGAGCGGCAACCGGCCGAGGCGCTCAACGTCGTCGATGCCGCACTGCCGCGGTCGGCGCAAACGTCGTTCGCGGTGCAGCTTGCCTTCGATCGAGCGGACGCCCTTTACGACCAGCCGCCGCGACGGCGCGAGGCCGCGGCCGCCTACGCCGAGTTGGCCCACAAGCACGCGCAAGACCCGCTCGCCCCGCAGGCCCTTTATATGGCCGCGCTGGCTTCGTTCAATGTGGGCGACCACGCCCAGGCCCTGGAGTACAGCAGCGAGTTTCAAAAGCAGTACGCCGACAAAGAGCTGGCCGCCGACGTGGGTTATATCGCGGCCGAAAGCAGCGTGCAGTTGGGCAAGTACGACGAGGCGGTTGCCCGTTACGACCGGTTGCTCAAAGACCATCCGCGCCGCGGCGATGCCCCGATCTGGCAGGTCCGCCGCGGGCTGGCGCTGTTCTTGCAAAAGAAGTTTGCCGAGGTCGTGGCCGCCTTGCAGCCGTTGCTGGCGTCGCCCGCCAATAAGCCGCTGTTGGCCGAGGCTTCGTATCTGGTCGGCGCCAGCCAGAACGAGCTGAAGCAGTTCGACGCCGCTCAGAAGACGCTCGCCGCCGGACTGGCCGCCGAACCGCGCGGCCGGCATACGCCCGACACCTTGCTGGCCCTGGCCTACGCCGAGCGGCGGCTGAACCAATCGAAGCAAGCCAAAGGGCATCTCGAACAGCTTCTTTCGCAGTTCGCCGACAGCCCGCTGCTCGATCGGGCCCATTTCCGCCTGGCCGAAGACGCCTACGCCGACGGCGACTGGGCGACCGCCGCGGCCGAATATAAGCAGGTCATCGAGAAGTTCTCCGGCAGTCCGCTGGCGGCCAATGCGCTCTACGGGCTGGCCTGGACGCAGCTCAGCCAACACGACTATGCGGCCGCCGCCGTCACGCTCGACACGCTCATCTCGAAGTACGCGACCAGCGAGCTGCTGCCACGGGCACGCTATGCTCGTGCGCTGGCCCGCGAGCAGCTCAAGCAGTTCCAGCAGGCGATCGACGACGTGCGGGCGTTCTTGCAGTCCGGACCGTCGGGCAGCGAAAAGTCGGACGCGCAGTACGTGCTGGGGTTGTGCCAGGCCGGGCTGGGTCAGGACGCACAGGCGGTCAAGACGTTCCACGCCATTCTGGCCGAAGACACGAAGTATGCCGGCACCGATAAAGTGCTCTACGAGTTGGGCTGGGCGCTGAAGTCGCTCGACCAGTCCGATGAGGCGGCCGAGGTCTTCCGGCGGCTGTCGAAGGAGTACGCCAACAGTCCCCTGGCGGCCGAGGCCCTGTATCACGTGGCCGAGGCCGACGATCAGCGCGAGCAGTATGCCGCGGCGGCGGCCGGTTACTATCAGGCCATGCAGAAGGGAGGCAAGAGCGCGCTGGCCGAAAAAGCGGCCCACAAGCTCGGCTGGGCCTATTTTCACCAGCAGCTATTCGACAAGGCGAAGCAAGCCTTCGCCTATCAGCGGGCCGCTTGGCCGCAGGGCACGCTGGCCGCCGACGCGGCGTTCATGGAGGCCGAGTCGCTCTTCAAGCAGGGTAAATATGCCGACGCGATCGCCGCTTACCATCAAGTGACGGGCCCATCGGGCAAGGACTTCGCCGTGCTGGCCTTGTTGCACGCGGCCCAGGCGCAGGCCAAGCTCAACGAGTGGCAGGCCAGCCTCGCCGCGCTGGAACAAGCGGCCAAGCAGTTCCCGGAATCGGACTATCTGGCCGAGATTCTCTACGAACAAGGCTGGGCCCGGCAGAACCTTGGTTCGCCCGACCAAGCGCTGGCCCTGTATGAAAGCGTGACGGCCAAGACCGACCGCGAGGTGGCGGCCCGCGCGCGGTTCATGATCGGCGAGATTTACTTCGAGAAAAAGAACCACGCCGAGGCGATCAAGAATTTTTTCAAGGCGGCCTATGGCTACGGCTATCCGCAGTGGCAGGCCAACGCTCATTACGAAGCCGGCCGCTGCTTCGAGGTGCTCGGCAAGAAGGAGCAGGCCCGCAAATCGTATCAGGAAGTCGTGGAGAAGTTTGCCGACAGCGAGAAAGCGCCGCTGGCCAAGCAGCGGATCGAGGCGATTAAGTAA
- a CDS encoding toxin-antitoxin system HicB family antitoxin, whose product MTRSNATRDGNRGRTNRRRSSGAGPVADALRYARRLRQKGLTWIEVSNALFGPGGKLTELCPTEAERAALAKTSDFQEILRLIEQARDDDGDPVGAVGNWMSTASGTTTLRIPKSLHAALLAEAEAEGTSLNQLCLAKLAVQLRAAVVV is encoded by the coding sequence ATGACCAGGTCTAATGCGACACGAGACGGAAACCGCGGTCGGACGAATCGCCGGCGAAGTTCGGGCGCCGGCCCGGTGGCCGACGCGCTGCGTTACGCGCGCCGGTTGCGGCAGAAAGGGCTGACTTGGATCGAGGTGAGCAACGCCTTGTTTGGGCCGGGCGGAAAGCTGACCGAGTTGTGCCCGACCGAGGCCGAGCGAGCGGCCCTGGCGAAAACCAGCGACTTCCAGGAAATCTTGCGGCTGATCGAACAGGCCCGCGACGACGACGGCGATCCGGTCGGGGCGGTGGGCAATTGGATGTCGACGGCCAGCGGCACGACGACCTTGCGGATTCCCAAATCGCTGCACGCCGCCTTGCTCGCCGAGGCCGAGGCCGAAGGCACTTCGCTCAATCAACTTTGCCTCGCCAAGCTCGCCGTCCAGTTACGCGCGGCGGTGGTCGTGTAG
- the kdsB gene encoding 3-deoxy-manno-octulosonate cytidylyltransferase encodes MANSFIVIPARLASTRLPRKLLLRETGKSVIQHTYEAARRARRPSGLCVATDHQEILNEVRSFGGQAEMTNPDCASGTDRVAEVARRLSHIEIVVNVQGDEPELAGESIDAAIALLEQRPEHVMSTLATPIRTREKLLDPACVKVVFDERGRALYFSRSPIPHAREWHDRLLDAGPPLFFQHIGLYAYRRDFLLSMSDLPPSRLEQTEKLEQLRVLEAGHPIAVAVVPQATLGIDTPHDYEAFVERQRRK; translated from the coding sequence ATGGCGAACAGCTTCATTGTCATTCCGGCCCGGCTGGCGTCGACGCGGCTGCCGCGCAAGCTCTTGCTGCGCGAGACCGGCAAGAGCGTCATCCAGCACACCTACGAAGCCGCCCGCCGGGCCCGGCGGCCCAGCGGCCTGTGCGTGGCGACCGATCACCAAGAGATTCTCAACGAGGTGCGGTCGTTCGGCGGGCAGGCCGAAATGACCAACCCGGACTGCGCCAGCGGCACCGATCGCGTGGCCGAAGTCGCACGCCGGCTGAGCCACATCGAGATCGTGGTCAACGTGCAGGGCGACGAGCCCGAGCTGGCCGGTGAGTCGATCGACGCGGCCATTGCCCTGCTGGAACAGCGGCCCGAACACGTCATGTCGACCCTGGCCACGCCCATCAGAACGCGCGAAAAGCTGCTCGACCCGGCCTGCGTCAAAGTGGTGTTCGACGAGCGCGGCCGCGCGCTCTATTTCAGCCGCAGCCCGATTCCGCACGCGCGCGAGTGGCACGACCGACTGCTCGATGCCGGTCCGCCGCTCTTCTTTCAGCACATTGGTTTGTACGCCTATCGCCGCGATTTTCTGCTCTCGATGTCCGACCTGCCGCCCTCGCGCCTGGAGCAAACCGAGAAGCTGGAGCAATTGCGCGTGCTCGAAGCCGGGCATCCGATCGCGGTCGCCGTGGTGCCCCAGGCCACGTTGGGCATCGACACGCCGCACGATTACGAAGCGTTCGTCGAACGCCAGCGCCGAAAGTAG
- a CDS encoding arylsulfatase translates to MSRIALVLTLLSAAAATAADAAKKPNIVFILADDLGIGDLGCYGQTKIKTPNIDRLAAEGMRFSNFYSGCSVCAPSRCTLMTGMHLGHATVRDNMQRAPGKEGQHPMQAGTVTVAQLLKKAGYATAIVGKWGLGMPDDHSSPLDFGFDHHYGYLCQGMAHTYYPPYLWRDDRQEPLAGNPPYSYGQKAVIELSGKTYSHDLMSDDALGWVREHNDGPFFLYLAFTIPHLSLQVPDDSLAEYRGKWPETPVTNSKHYANHPTPRAAYAAMITRMDRDVGRLMRLLDELQLDDNTLVFFASDNGAVFPHTGTDPEFFQSTGGLRGYKQDLYEGGIRTPFIARWPGHIAAGASSPLIGAFWDMLPTFCDLAGGTLPDDSDGLSILPTLLGQSGQKQHEYLYWEYQSGGRAQAVRFGDWKAVRNNVRKSPDSLPELYNLADDPQEKTDVAAKFPDIAARAAAYMKAAHTPSWEPKWNF, encoded by the coding sequence ATGTCGCGTATCGCACTTGTTTTGACGCTCTTGTCCGCCGCTGCGGCTACCGCCGCCGATGCGGCAAAAAAGCCCAACATCGTGTTCATCCTGGCCGATGACCTCGGCATCGGCGACCTGGGCTGCTACGGGCAAACGAAAATCAAGACGCCGAACATCGACCGCCTGGCGGCCGAGGGGATGCGGTTCAGCAACTTTTACAGCGGCTGCTCGGTCTGCGCCCCCAGCCGCTGCACGCTGATGACCGGCATGCACCTCGGCCACGCCACCGTGCGCGACAACATGCAGCGAGCGCCGGGCAAAGAGGGCCAGCACCCCATGCAGGCGGGCACGGTGACGGTGGCGCAATTGCTGAAGAAAGCCGGCTATGCGACGGCCATCGTCGGCAAGTGGGGCCTGGGCATGCCCGACGATCACAGCAGCCCGCTCGATTTCGGCTTCGATCATCACTATGGCTATCTCTGCCAAGGCATGGCCCACACGTATTACCCGCCCTATCTTTGGCGCGACGACCGGCAGGAGCCGCTGGCCGGCAATCCGCCCTATTCTTACGGCCAGAAGGCGGTGATCGAGCTGTCGGGAAAGACCTACTCGCACGACCTGATGTCCGACGACGCACTGGGCTGGGTGCGCGAGCACAACGACGGCCCGTTCTTTCTTTACCTGGCATTCACCATTCCGCACCTTTCGTTGCAAGTGCCCGACGATTCGCTGGCCGAGTACCGCGGCAAGTGGCCGGAGACACCGGTGACGAACTCGAAGCATTACGCCAACCACCCCACGCCGCGGGCCGCCTACGCCGCCATGATCACCCGCATGGACCGCGACGTCGGCCGGCTGATGCGGCTGCTCGACGAGCTGCAACTCGACGACAACACGCTGGTCTTCTTCGCCAGCGACAACGGTGCGGTGTTCCCTCATACGGGCACCGACCCGGAATTCTTCCAGAGCACCGGCGGCCTGCGCGGCTACAAGCAAGACCTTTATGAAGGCGGCATCCGCACGCCGTTCATCGCCCGTTGGCCGGGACACATCGCCGCCGGCGCCAGCAGCCCGCTCATAGGCGCGTTTTGGGACATGTTGCCGACCTTCTGCGACCTGGCCGGCGGGACGCTGCCCGACGACAGCGACGGACTCAGTATTTTGCCGACGCTGCTGGGGCAATCCGGGCAGAAGCAGCACGAGTATCTTTACTGGGAGTATCAAAGCGGCGGCCGGGCACAGGCCGTGCGATTTGGCGACTGGAAGGCCGTGCGCAACAACGTACGCAAATCGCCCGACTCGTTGCCGGAGCTTTACAATCTGGCCGACGATCCGCAGGAGAAGACGGACGTGGCCGCCAAGTTCCCCGACATCGCCGCGCGCGCCGCGGCATATATGAAGGCCGCGCACACGCCGAGTTGGGAGCCGAAATGGAATTTCTGA
- the nrdR gene encoding transcriptional regulator NrdR → MQCPFCRTDHDRVIDSRASDDGFAIRRRRECLACKRRYTTYERVEEPAIKVVKKDGVREPFSRGKIKSGLQKACWKRPVSDEKIEAIVASIENDIYANFDTEVDSRHLGDMVMQLLRELDEVAFVRFASVYRQFKDVRDFVDELEPILAETTQARQVKAARPKVTVCREQE, encoded by the coding sequence ATGCAGTGCCCTTTTTGCCGCACCGACCACGACCGGGTCATCGACTCGCGCGCCAGCGACGACGGCTTTGCCATTCGCAGGCGGCGAGAATGTCTCGCGTGCAAGCGGCGCTACACAACCTACGAGCGAGTCGAAGAGCCGGCCATCAAGGTGGTGAAAAAAGACGGCGTTCGCGAACCGTTCAGCCGCGGGAAGATCAAAAGCGGGCTGCAAAAGGCCTGCTGGAAACGGCCCGTCAGCGACGAGAAGATCGAAGCCATCGTCGCCTCCATCGAAAACGACATCTACGCCAATTTCGACACGGAGGTCGACAGCCGTCACTTGGGCGACATGGTGATGCAGTTGCTGCGCGAACTCGACGAAGTGGCCTTCGTCCGCTTCGCCAGCGTTTATCGGCAGTTCAAGGACGTGCGCGATTTCGTGGACGAACTGGAGCCGATCCTGGCGGAGACCACGCAGGCCAGGCAAGTCAAAGCAGCGCGGCCGAAGGTGACGGTGTGTAGGGAACAGGAATGA
- the coxB gene encoding cytochrome c oxidase subunit II encodes MSEFFLLASGPDAVQNLSIFDPASPSAESIRSLSLLVAAISAFIFIIVEGVLFYSVARFRGRGGPQASEPPQVYGSKAIEIAWTAAPALIVFILVLVVTRTLWAVNRPNPEPKPGDRALYVTVIGHQWWWEYVYDTYDGRKLGTVTANELHVPASGGGVVRPVYLTLKSADVCHSFWLPRLGGKTDLIPGHPNEMWFQTDKPGLYLGQCAEYCGTQHANMLLRVMVDEPADFERWLENESEPAVAPAAGDRAATGAQSTFLAQSCVNCHRVRGTKADGKFGPDLTHLMARQTLASGMATNDRETLRQWLADPQSVKQGCLMPAFGLSPHEIDEIVEYLLTLR; translated from the coding sequence ATGAGCGAATTCTTCCTGCTAGCGAGCGGTCCGGATGCGGTCCAGAATCTGTCGATTTTTGACCCCGCCTCGCCGTCGGCCGAATCGATCCGCAGCCTGTCGCTGCTGGTGGCCGCCATCTCGGCGTTCATCTTCATCATCGTCGAAGGCGTGCTGTTCTATTCGGTGGCCCGCTTCCGGGGCCGCGGCGGGCCGCAAGCCAGCGAGCCGCCGCAGGTCTACGGCAGCAAGGCGATCGAGATCGCCTGGACGGCGGCGCCGGCCCTGATCGTCTTCATTCTGGTCCTTGTGGTTACGCGAACGCTGTGGGCCGTCAATCGTCCCAATCCTGAGCCGAAGCCGGGAGACCGGGCGCTCTATGTCACGGTCATCGGGCATCAGTGGTGGTGGGAATACGTCTACGACACTTACGATGGCCGCAAGCTGGGAACCGTCACCGCCAACGAACTGCACGTGCCAGCCAGCGGCGGTGGCGTCGTCCGGCCTGTTTACCTCACGCTCAAATCGGCCGACGTCTGCCACAGCTTTTGGTTGCCACGGCTGGGTGGGAAAACCGACCTCATTCCCGGCCACCCAAACGAAATGTGGTTCCAGACCGACAAACCGGGACTCTACCTCGGCCAGTGCGCCGAGTATTGCGGCACACAACACGCCAACATGCTGCTGCGCGTAATGGTCGACGAACCCGCCGACTTCGAGCGGTGGTTGGAGAATGAAAGTGAACCAGCCGTCGCGCCGGCCGCCGGCGATCGTGCTGCGACTGGCGCGCAGTCGACGTTCTTGGCCCAGTCGTGTGTCAATTGTCATCGCGTGCGGGGCACGAAGGCCGACGGCAAGTTCGGGCCCGATCTCACGCACCTGATGGCCCGTCAAACGCTGGCTTCGGGAATGGCGACGAACGATCGAGAGACCCTACGGCAGTGGCTTGCAGATCCGCAGAGCGTGAAGCAGGGCTGTCTCATGCCTGCGTTCGGTCTCAGCCCGCATGAAATTGATGAAATCGTCGAATATCTGCTGACCCTGAGGTAA
- a CDS encoding heme-copper oxidase subunit III: MNSHVGVADHCGTTGLPFPPAIAPEKTLDAAQWGMLAFLVSEVAFFGTLITAYVAYIGQDIAGPMPSEVLSLPLVLGTTFCLLASSGTMHLADRRLHQGRKLQFRLAWTATIALGIAFLLGTAYEWRELIVEHQLTIGRNLFGSTFYTLVGFHGLHVTMGILMMLAVLGLMLAGRLSTENRQPVQLVSWYWHFVDGVWIVVFAVVYLIGR, encoded by the coding sequence GTGAACTCACACGTTGGCGTTGCCGACCACTGCGGCACCACCGGGCTGCCGTTTCCACCCGCCATCGCGCCGGAGAAGACGCTCGATGCCGCGCAATGGGGCATGCTCGCGTTTTTGGTTTCCGAAGTGGCCTTTTTCGGCACGCTCATCACCGCCTACGTGGCCTACATCGGCCAGGACATCGCCGGCCCGATGCCCAGTGAGGTGCTGTCATTGCCGCTGGTGTTGGGGACGACATTCTGCCTGTTGGCCAGCAGCGGCACGATGCATCTGGCTGACCGCCGGTTGCACCAAGGCCGCAAGCTTCAGTTCCGGCTCGCCTGGACAGCCACGATCGCGCTCGGCATCGCGTTCTTGCTCGGCACGGCTTATGAATGGCGCGAGCTGATCGTCGAGCATCAACTTACGATCGGCCGCAACCTATTCGGCTCGACGTTTTACACGCTGGTCGGCTTTCACGGCCTTCACGTGACGATGGGGATCCTCATGATGCTGGCCGTGCTTGGCTTGATGCTCGCCGGTCGGCTTTCCACGGAAAACCGACAGCCGGTCCAGCTCGTCTCGTGGTATTGGCACTTTGTCGACGGCGTGTGGATTGTCGTCTTCGCGGTGGTCTATTTGATCGGCAGGTAA
- a CDS encoding c-type cytochrome has product MAAPRPGLDANWIAYVSISVITLACLTAGCDFPGRPDPANRPVRADEVVDFDRLFQTNCAGCHGAVGKLGPAPPLNDAIFLSIVPDAELLRVITEGRPGTPMAAFDRERGGPLTEAQVKALAAGLKPRWKSKVATQAPLPSYLADHDTNSESTKSLTAGASTFARACAVCHGDNGEGTSHAGAINDPAFLGLISDQALRRLIVTGRPDLGMPHFADGDARHSDYKPLSSADIDGLVALLAAWRQNSAPPALHDASRSLERLSADGQGRNP; this is encoded by the coding sequence GTGGCCGCTCCGCGGCCGGGACTTGACGCAAATTGGATCGCGTATGTCTCAATCTCGGTGATTACGCTGGCGTGCCTTACGGCCGGCTGCGATTTCCCCGGTCGGCCCGATCCGGCGAACCGCCCTGTGCGCGCCGATGAGGTCGTCGATTTCGATCGCTTGTTCCAGACGAACTGCGCCGGTTGCCACGGCGCGGTGGGGAAACTCGGACCCGCTCCTCCGCTCAACGACGCCATCTTTTTGAGCATCGTGCCCGACGCCGAGCTGCTGCGCGTCATTACCGAAGGCCGGCCGGGCACTCCGATGGCCGCCTTCGACCGTGAGCGCGGCGGCCCGCTGACGGAAGCACAAGTCAAGGCATTGGCCGCAGGGCTGAAGCCACGCTGGAAATCGAAGGTCGCCACGCAAGCGCCTTTGCCGTCGTATCTGGCCGACCACGATACCAACAGCGAATCCACCAAAAGCCTGACGGCCGGCGCGAGCACGTTCGCCCGTGCCTGTGCCGTTTGTCACGGCGACAACGGCGAGGGAACGAGCCACGCCGGCGCGATCAACGATCCCGCGTTCCTGGGGCTGATCAGCGATCAGGCCTTGCGCCGATTGATCGTTACCGGCAGACCCGACTTGGGCATGCCGCACTTTGCCGACGGCGATGCCCGTCACTCGGATTACAAGCCACTCTCGTCGGCCGACATTGATGGGCTGGTCGCTTTGCTTGCCGCTTGGCGGCAAAACTCGGCACCGCCCGCGCTCCACGACGCGAGTCGATCGCTCGAACGATTATCGGCCGATGGCCAAGGACGAAATCCATGA
- a CDS encoding Rieske 2Fe-2S domain-containing protein, producing the protein MNDVANIESPAPEPRPPRRTFFERITYLFGGIATAVVGLPFVGYVTGVRKKPITWVPLGSVAGFPLNETRLVRFDNPLGQPWDGIVAHTGVYVRNQGEDQQEQFLVLAMNCAHLGCPVSWFPQSGLFMCPCHGGVYYATGERASGPPPRGMFHCVWRIQDGQLEVQAPHYPTLQDTLEETA; encoded by the coding sequence ATGAACGACGTTGCCAACATCGAATCTCCCGCCCCCGAGCCTCGCCCTCCGCGGCGCACTTTTTTCGAGAGAATCACCTATCTATTTGGCGGGATCGCAACCGCGGTCGTCGGCCTGCCGTTCGTTGGTTACGTCACGGGAGTGCGCAAGAAACCGATTACCTGGGTGCCGCTGGGCAGCGTCGCCGGCTTCCCCTTGAACGAGACACGGCTGGTGCGCTTCGACAATCCGCTTGGCCAGCCGTGGGACGGCATCGTGGCCCACACGGGCGTCTATGTTCGCAATCAAGGCGAGGACCAGCAGGAGCAGTTTCTGGTGTTGGCCATGAATTGCGCCCACCTCGGCTGCCCGGTTTCGTGGTTCCCGCAATCGGGTCTGTTCATGTGCCCATGTCACGGCGGCGTGTACTACGCCACCGGCGAACGGGCGTCGGGGCCGCCGCCGCGCGGAATGTTTCATTGCGTCTGGCGCATCCAGGACGGCCAACTTGAAGTGCAGGCACCGCATTATCCCACGCTGCAAGACACGTTGGAGGAAACGGCATGA